In Quercus robur chromosome 11, dhQueRobu3.1, whole genome shotgun sequence, the following proteins share a genomic window:
- the LOC126706920 gene encoding metacaspase-1-like isoform X1 — protein MEGKSERCSWCGVQLLVPPETKSIQCSVCNGITRVRSNDRWVQVQDSISHTANRFKDLVNTVVSGSVNSYPAWNAQVYGYYPQLPPPRPSPPLTPPNPHGRKRALLCGVSYYGRSYKLKGSVNDVRCMRYFLVEKMGFPNESILILTEDETDPLRIPTKHNIRMALKWLVQGVQSGDSLVFHFSGHGSRERDKNMDEIDGYDETLCPVDYETQGKIIDDEVNDTIVRPIPRGAKLHAIIDACYSGTVLDLPFLCRMNREGVYTWEFQTYTPSVYKGTSGGLAISFCACDDQQTASDTTALAGKASTGALTYCFIQAVQTEPGLTYGRLLNSIRQQIREAKTGIRLNGPIASLINKVLGADLSQEPQLSSSEKFDIYSKQFLL, from the exons ATGGAAGGCAAAAGTGAAAGGTGCAGTTGGTGTGGGGTGCAACTACTTGTGCCCCCAGAAACCAAAAGCATTCAATGTTCTGTATGCAATGGCATAACTCGGGTTCGATCAAATGATCGTTGGGTTCAAGTCCAGGACTCGATTAGCCATACAGCAAATCGGTTTAAAGACCTTGTCAATACAGTGGTTTCTGGATCTGTAAACAGCTATCCAGCATGGAATGCACAAGTTTATGGTTATTATCCTCAGCTGCCACCACCACGACCATCACCGCCATTGACACCTCCTAACCCGCATGGGAGGAAGCGAGCCCTTTTATGTGGAGTGAGCTATTATGGGCGTAGTTACAAACTCAAAGGAAGTGTGAATGATGTCAGGTGCATGAGATACTTTTTGGTGGAAAAGATGGGTTTTCCCAACGAGTCAATACTCATACTCACAG AGGACGAGACAGACCCACTTAGGATCCCAACAAAACATAACATCAGAATGGCCTTAAAATGGTTAGTCCAGGGGGTTCAGTCAGGTGATTCATTGGTCTTCCATTTCTCGGGCCATGGCTCAAGGGAGCGTGACAAAAACATGGATGAGATTGATGGGTACGACGAAACACTATGCCCTGTTGACTATGAGACTCAGGGGAAGATAATTGATGATGAAGTGAATGACACCATCGTTAGGCCAATACCCCGTGGTGCCAAACTTCATGCCATTATCGATGCCTGCTATAGTGGAACCGTACTTGACTTGCCTTTCCTGTGCAGGATGAATCG GGAAGGAGTATACACCTGGGAATTTCAAACATATACACCAAGTGTTTATAAAGGCACCAGTGGTGGGCTAGCGATCTCTTTTTGTGCTTGTGATGATCAGCAGACTGCTTCAGACACAACT GCTTTGGCAGGTAAGGCTTCAACAGGTGCCTTGACATATTGCTTCATCCAAGCTGTGCAAACTGAACCTGGATTAACTTATGGCCGCTTGCTTAATTCCATACGCCAACAAATTCGTGAGGCCAAAACTGGAATACGTCTCAATGGTCCAATTGCATCTCTCATTAATAAAGTATTAGGCGCAGACTTATCACAG GAGCCTCAATTGTCATCATCAGAGAAGTTCGACATTTACTCAAAGCAATTTCTATTATAA
- the LOC126706920 gene encoding metacaspase-1-like isoform X2, which translates to MEGKSERCSWCGVQLLVPPETKSIQCSVCNGITRVRSNDRWVQVQDSISHTANRFKDLVNTVVSGSVNSYPAWNAQVYGYYPQLPPPRPSPPLTPPNPHGRKRALLCGVSYYGRSYKLKGSVNDVRCMRYFLVEKMGFPNESILILTEDETDPLRIPTKHNIRMALKWLVQGVQSGDSLVFHFSGHGSRERDKNMDEIDGYDETLCPVDYETQGKIIDDEVNDTIVRPIPRGAKLHAIIDACYSGTVLDLPFLCRMNREGVYTWEFQTYTPSVYKGTSGGLAISFCACDDQQTASDTTYPTSKCRLWQVRLQQVP; encoded by the exons ATGGAAGGCAAAAGTGAAAGGTGCAGTTGGTGTGGGGTGCAACTACTTGTGCCCCCAGAAACCAAAAGCATTCAATGTTCTGTATGCAATGGCATAACTCGGGTTCGATCAAATGATCGTTGGGTTCAAGTCCAGGACTCGATTAGCCATACAGCAAATCGGTTTAAAGACCTTGTCAATACAGTGGTTTCTGGATCTGTAAACAGCTATCCAGCATGGAATGCACAAGTTTATGGTTATTATCCTCAGCTGCCACCACCACGACCATCACCGCCATTGACACCTCCTAACCCGCATGGGAGGAAGCGAGCCCTTTTATGTGGAGTGAGCTATTATGGGCGTAGTTACAAACTCAAAGGAAGTGTGAATGATGTCAGGTGCATGAGATACTTTTTGGTGGAAAAGATGGGTTTTCCCAACGAGTCAATACTCATACTCACAG AGGACGAGACAGACCCACTTAGGATCCCAACAAAACATAACATCAGAATGGCCTTAAAATGGTTAGTCCAGGGGGTTCAGTCAGGTGATTCATTGGTCTTCCATTTCTCGGGCCATGGCTCAAGGGAGCGTGACAAAAACATGGATGAGATTGATGGGTACGACGAAACACTATGCCCTGTTGACTATGAGACTCAGGGGAAGATAATTGATGATGAAGTGAATGACACCATCGTTAGGCCAATACCCCGTGGTGCCAAACTTCATGCCATTATCGATGCCTGCTATAGTGGAACCGTACTTGACTTGCCTTTCCTGTGCAGGATGAATCG GGAAGGAGTATACACCTGGGAATTTCAAACATATACACCAAGTGTTTATAAAGGCACCAGTGGTGGGCTAGCGATCTCTTTTTGTGCTTGTGATGATCAGCAGACTGCTTCAGACACAACT TATCCAACTTCCAAGTGCAGGCTTTGGCAGGTAAGGCTTCAACAGGTGCCTTGA